In one window of Gemmatimonadota bacterium DNA:
- a CDS encoding alpha/beta hydrolase, which produces MRVLLVHGLGRTPASLALLHRALRRAGHAPASFAYYAFAQSYEGIRRRLVAQLQTWAAAPDPVALIGHSLGGLLLRHALADVPTLPVHHLIMLGTPNRPPRRAVRAIRWLPFRVFARSCGAVLASERAYADIPEPRVPYTLISGTAGYRLLGRPFRGEPHDGFVAVGETLIRDADQPVLLPVDHTFMMNDPQLQRIVLQLLDGDRDPPGGPST; this is translated from the coding sequence ATGCGCGTCCTCCTCGTCCACGGCCTCGGCCGCACCCCCGCGAGCCTCGCCCTGCTGCACCGGGCGCTGCGGCGGGCGGGGCACGCGCCGGCCTCCTTTGCCTACTATGCCTTTGCCCAGTCGTATGAGGGGATCCGGCGCCGCCTGGTGGCGCAGCTGCAGACGTGGGCCGCGGCGCCGGACCCGGTGGCCCTGATCGGCCACTCCCTGGGCGGGCTGCTGCTCCGCCACGCCCTCGCGGACGTCCCCACCCTGCCGGTGCATCACCTCATCATGCTGGGCACGCCCAACCGGCCGCCGCGGCGCGCGGTGCGCGCCATCCGCTGGCTGCCGTTCCGGGTCTTTGCCCGAAGCTGCGGCGCGGTGCTGGCTTCCGAACGTGCCTACGCCGACATCCCCGAGCCCCGGGTGCCGTACACCCTCATCTCCGGGACCGCGGGATACCGGCTGCTGGGCCGCCCGTTTCGGGGCGAGCCGCACGACGGATTCGTGGCGGTGGGCGAGACGCTGATCCGCGACGCCGACCAGCCGGTGCTCCTGCCGGTGGACCACACCTTCATGATGAACGACCCGCAGCTGCAGCGGATCGTGCTCCAGCTGCTTGACGGCGACCGCGACCCGCCCGGCGGCCCGTCCACTTGA